In Actinomycetota bacterium, the sequence ACGGCCGCGACCCCGTCGATGAGCCGATCGTGATCCACCACGAGGGTGAGGTCGGCGGCGACCCGATGGCCGTCGACGTGGCCCTGACCTGGAGCGAAGGGTTCCACGAAGAGAGGCTGCGCTCGTACGTCAACGTGGTGCGCACGGTCGACGGCGGCACCCACGAGGAAGGCTTCCGCACCGCGCTGACCCGGACCCTCAAGAAGTTCGGCCGCGACTCGAACGCGCTCACCAAGAAGGACCCCGACCTGACCGGCGACGACGTCCGCGAGGGTCTGGTGGCGGTGATCTCGCTGAAGATGCCCGACCCGCAGTTCGAAGGCCAGACCAAGGGACGGCTGGGATCCAGCGTCGCCCGCAGCTACGTCGAGTCGGTCGTGTCCGAGGCGCTGGACGACTGGCTCGCCAAGCACCGCAGCGTCGGGCGGCGGATCGTCAAGCGCTGCGCCATGGCCGCCAGGGCCCGCAAAGCCGCCAAAGCCGCCCGGGAACTCACCCGCCGCAAGGGCCTGCTCGACACGCAGTCCGCGGGGCTGCCGGGGAAGCTCGCCGACTGCACCAGCCGGGATCCGGCCGAGACCGAGCTCTACATCGTCGAGGGTGACTCGGCCGGCGGGTCGAGCAAGCTGGCCCGCGATCGCCACACGCAGGCGATCCTGCCGCTGCGCGGCAAGGTCCTCAACGTCGAGAAGGCGCAGCTGCGCCGTGTGCTGGAGAACTCCGAGATCCAGGCGCTGATCAAGGCCGTCGGGACCGGGATCGAGCCGGACTTCGACTACGACGCGCTGCGCTACGACAAGGTCGTGCTGATGGCTGACGCCGACGTCGACGGCGGGCACATCACCACTCTGCTGCTCACCTTCTTCTACCGGCTGATGCCGGCGCTGATCGCCAAGGGGCACCTGTACCTGGCGCAGCCCCCCCTGTACCAGCTACGGCGCGGCACCAAGGTGGCGTACGCGATGAGCGACGAGGAACGCGACCGGCTGGCGCGGACGGAGTTCAAGGGGCAGGGAAAGGTCGAGACGCAACGTTTCAAGGGGCTCGGCGAGATGGACCCCGAGCAGCTGTGGGCCACCACGATGGATCCGGCGCGGCGGACGCTGCTGCGCGTGACGGTCGAGCACGGCATGGAGGCCGACGAGCTCTTCACGATGCTGATGGGCGATCAATCCGAACCGCGCCGCGACTGGATCGAGCGCAACGCCAGGTTCGCGCAGCTGGACTGACCGGCGAACACGAGGGAACGAGCGATGCCCAAGCAGATGGATCTGCTCGGCGGCCAGGTCGTCGACGTCCCGATCGAGGACCGCATGCAGCAGGCGTTCCTCGACTACGCCATGTCGGTGATCGTCGACCGTGCCCTGCCCGACGTCCGCGACGGCTTGAAGCCGGTGCAGCGGCGCATCCTGTACTCGATGTGGGAGTCGCGCCTGGTCCCCGACCGGCCCTACCGCAAGTGCGCATCCACCGTCGGCGAGGTGATGAAGAAGTACCACCCGCACGGTGACGCAGCCATCTACGACGCGCTGGTGCGTATGGCGCAGGACTTCTCCAGCCGTGATCCGCAGATCGACGGACACGGCAACTTCGGGTCGATCGACGGCGACCCGCCCGCGGCGATGCGCTACACCGAGGCGCGCCTGTCGGCCCTGGCGATGGAGCTGCTCGCGGGCATCGACGAGGACACGGTCGACTTCCGTCCCAACTACGACGGCTACGAGCAGGAGCCGGAGGTCCTACCGGCACGGTTCCCCAACCTGCTGGTCAACGGGGCCACCGGGATCGCCGTCGGGATGGCGACCAACATCGCACCCCACAACCTCGGCGAGGTGATCGACGCCACCCTGCACCTCCTCGCCCACCCGGACGCGACGCTGGACGACCTCCTGGAGCTCGTCCCGGCTCCCGACTTCCCCACCGGCGCCCGGATCGTGCACACCGACGGCATCCGCGGCGCGTACGCGACCGGCCGCGGCGCCGTGACGATGGAAGCAGTCGCCACGACCGAGGTTCGGACCGGGAACCTCCCACGCATCGTCGTCACCGAGATCCCGTACCAGGTGAACAAGGCGACGCTGCTGGAGAAGATCGCCGGGCTGGTGCAGGACCGCCGCATCGACGAGATCCGCGACCTGCGCGACGAGTCGTCACGCGACGGCATGCGCATCGTGATCGAGCTGAAGCGTGGGGAGGACCCCGCCCAGGTCCTCGAGAAGCTGTACCGCTCCACCGATCTGCGGTCCAACTTCAACATCAACTGCGTCGCGCTGGTCGACGGCGCTCCCCGCACGCTGGGGTTGAAGGACTGCCTGGCCGAGTACGTCTCCCACCAGCGGCAGGTGCTCACCCGCCGCACCACCCACCGCCGCGACCAGGCCGCAGCCCGCGCCCACGTGCTGGAGGGTCTGCTCACCGCCCTCGACCATCTCGACGAGGTCGTGGCCCTGATCCGCGCGGCCGACTCCGCCGACGCCGCCCGCACCGAGCTGGTGGCCCGCTACGAGCTCTCCGAGACGCAGGCCAACGCGATCCTGGACATGCAGCTGCGACGCCTCGCCCGGCTGGAACGCCGCAAGCTCGAGGACGAGTACCGCGAGCTGCTGGGGATGATCGAGCAGCTGGAGGCGATCCTGGCCGACCCCCGACGCTTGGACGCTCTCCTCGCCGACGAGCTGGGCGACGTGAAACGGGTCCACGCCACCCCGCGTCGCAGCGCGATCGTGGCCGAGGGGATCGCAGCCGAGGACGTCCTGGCCGGCGGGTCCCGCGCCGGGTTCGAAGCCCAGGACGTCACCGTGTCCGTCACCCGTGGTGGGTACCTCAAGCCGATCCCGCAGCGCCGGACGACCCCGGCCCACAAGCACCGCAGCGACCCGGTCGTGGCGGTGCTGCGCTGCACGACCGACCACACCGTGCTGCTGATCGACGAGGAAGGCACCGGGTACCGCGTCGACCTGCCCGACGTCCCGGTCGTGCGGGCGCGGGACCGAGGCACCCACGCCGCGCAGGCGCTGGGCGAGCCCCCCGCCGCCCCGATCGCCGGCGCGGTGGTGCTCCCGAACGCGGCCGCGGGGGCCGGGACCGTCGAGGGATCCCCCGACGATGTGACCGTGGTGACCGCCTCCGCCCAGGGGCAGGTGAAGCGCACAGCCGTTGGCGAGTACGACACGAGAGCCCGAACGCTTCAGGCTGCCGGCGTCAAGCCCGGCGACCGGATCGTGGCGGTGGCGCTGTGCCACGACGACGACGACCTGGTCGTGGCCCACACCGGCGGGCTGGTGACCCGTTTCCGCGCCGAGGACGTCCGCCCGATGGGACGAACCGCCACCGGCGTGATCGGCATGGACGTCCCCGACCGCGAGAGGGTCGTCACCCTCAGCGTGGTCGAAGGCGGCCGTGATGACGGTGACATGGTCACGATCGCGGCGGACGGCGCCGCCAAGCGCACGCCCCTGGAGGAGTACGGCGTGAAAGGGCGGGGCGGCAAGGGCCTCCAGACCGGTACGGACGCGCTGCTGTTCTGTGGCACCGCAGCGGACCTGCACATCGCAGGCGAGCAGCCGTCGGTGATCCGCCCCGTTGAGCTCCCCGAGGCGCGGCGCACGGCCCGCGGCACCGATCTCGGCGTGCCCGTCGGGGCGCCGGTCGTTGCCGAGGCATCCCCGATCGGGGCGCGCTAGACGACTCCAGCCGCTGACCCGCGCTCCGGATGTTGGCGATCCTCGTTGCCGTCGAGCTGACCATCCACCCGACGGATCACGGCATGCTGTAGGTACAGGGTGATGCCACGGTCGTCACCGGTGAGCCAGGCGATCGGTCGTGGCCCTGTCTCTTGTCAGCGCCCGCAGGGCGGCGAAGCGAGCGATCGCCGGTATGGCGGGTAGTAGGTAGAGCAACAGCCCGTTCCACTGCAGGGCGTACACCATCACGGTCAGCGCCATCACCGCAGTGAGAGCTGTGGTCAGACCGGACCGGCGGTGGCCCCTGATCCGGAGGGCAAGCCACACTCCGACGACGTGTCCGATCACCGTGGCGGTGCCGATCACGAGGTAGAGGAGCGGCACGAGCGCGAGGTTGGCCATGCCAAGACCGGGGTCGCCTTGGAACCAGCGGCCTTCGAAAACCCACACGTAGGCCGCCCCACCGCCGACGAACGCTCCGACTGTTCCGCCACTGAGCGACGCGAGGTATCCGCGCCCCACTGGCCGACTGGGCTGACTGGCAGAGGTCCGCACGTCGTCCACCACCGTCCGTCAGCGCTGCGACGATCACCGGTCGCACGGTACCGCCACGAGGAGAACGCTCGATCGAACCGACGGCGGCGATCAGTTCGACCTGACTCCGGACCATTTCGTGGAAGCGGCCCTCGCCTGGTCGTCCGACGGCACCCGTGTGGCGTTCGTGGCCTCGGCGACGTCAGTCCGCGGCGACGATCCGTGACACGCTGCCGCCAGCCTCGGCGACGTAGACCTCACCGGCCGCGTCGCGGCCGAACGACAGCGGGTAGCCCAACCGGCCGACCTGATCGGTGAAGTCCACGACGTCCGCGGGTTCACCGGGTGGGGGCAGTCGGAATCCGCGGAGGAACCCGCCGCAGTAGTCGGTGAACACGTATGTGCCGCCGAGATCGACGATGGCGTCACCGCGGTAGACCTCGCCCCCCACGATGGCGCAGGCGTCCGAGCTGTGGACGTACTCGGCGACCGGCAGGACGTAGCGGTCGCCGTCGCAGGCGTCGCGTAGGCAGCGGCTGCCCTCCATGGCGGGCCAGCCGAAGTCGAGCCCGCCGACGTCAGCTGCCACGACGTTGATCTCCTCGCGTCCCTTGGCGCCGACGTCGGCGACGATCAGCTGGCAGCGGGAGCCGTCGAACGTGAACCGCCACGGGTTGCGCAGCCCGGTTGCCCACACCTCTGGCGCCCCGCTCATCCCGTCGGCGTGTGGGTTGTCGACCGGGATCGCGTACGCCTTCCCGGCCGCGGGGGGGCCGTCGACGTCGATCCGCAGCAGCGACCCCAGCA encodes:
- a CDS encoding DNA gyrase subunit B → MSVLEGLEAVRRRPGMYIGSTDARGLHHLLWEVVDNAVDEHLAGHADHITVRLLADGGCEVTDDGRGIPVDRHEKEGRPAVEVALTKLHAGGKFDRQAYAVSGGLHGVGVSVVNALSSRTEVEVDRDGYRHAIAFERGPVAEPLTRRGEAHGTGTTVRFWPDPDIFETSEFDHATVAQRLRETALLNPGLELVLADDRTGRSETFRFRAGLADFVAELLHGRDPVDEPIVIHHEGEVGGDPMAVDVALTWSEGFHEERLRSYVNVVRTVDGGTHEEGFRTALTRTLKKFGRDSNALTKKDPDLTGDDVREGLVAVISLKMPDPQFEGQTKGRLGSSVARSYVESVVSEALDDWLAKHRSVGRRIVKRCAMAARARKAAKAARELTRRKGLLDTQSAGLPGKLADCTSRDPAETELYIVEGDSAGGSSKLARDRHTQAILPLRGKVLNVEKAQLRRVLENSEIQALIKAVGTGIEPDFDYDALRYDKVVLMADADVDGGHITTLLLTFFYRLMPALIAKGHLYLAQPPLYQLRRGTKVAYAMSDEERDRLARTEFKGQGKVETQRFKGLGEMDPEQLWATTMDPARRTLLRVTVEHGMEADELFTMLMGDQSEPRRDWIERNARFAQLD
- a CDS encoding DNA topoisomerase 4 subunit A — protein: MPKQMDLLGGQVVDVPIEDRMQQAFLDYAMSVIVDRALPDVRDGLKPVQRRILYSMWESRLVPDRPYRKCASTVGEVMKKYHPHGDAAIYDALVRMAQDFSSRDPQIDGHGNFGSIDGDPPAAMRYTEARLSALAMELLAGIDEDTVDFRPNYDGYEQEPEVLPARFPNLLVNGATGIAVGMATNIAPHNLGEVIDATLHLLAHPDATLDDLLELVPAPDFPTGARIVHTDGIRGAYATGRGAVTMEAVATTEVRTGNLPRIVVTEIPYQVNKATLLEKIAGLVQDRRIDEIRDLRDESSRDGMRIVIELKRGEDPAQVLEKLYRSTDLRSNFNINCVALVDGAPRTLGLKDCLAEYVSHQRQVLTRRTTHRRDQAAARAHVLEGLLTALDHLDEVVALIRAADSADAARTELVARYELSETQANAILDMQLRRLARLERRKLEDEYRELLGMIEQLEAILADPRRLDALLADELGDVKRVHATPRRSAIVAEGIAAEDVLAGGSRAGFEAQDVTVSVTRGGYLKPIPQRRTTPAHKHRSDPVVAVLRCTTDHTVLLIDEEGTGYRVDLPDVPVVRARDRGTHAAQALGEPPAAPIAGAVVLPNAAAGAGTVEGSPDDVTVVTASAQGQVKRTAVGEYDTRARTLQAAGVKPGDRIVAVALCHDDDDLVVAHTGGLVTRFRAEDVRPMGRTATGVIGMDVPDRERVVTLSVVEGGRDDGDMVTIAADGAAKRTPLEEYGVKGRGGKGLQTGTDALLFCGTAADLHIAGEQPSVIRPVELPEARRTARGTDLGVPVGAPVVAEASPIGAR